The Edaphobacter sp. 12200R-103 genome contains a region encoding:
- a CDS encoding IclR family transcriptional regulator — MTKRKMKSPPVGVIRKVLSILELLDSVPNGLQLNQIAEETGINKSTAHRFLSHLESEGYLFRDGHSNYMVGTKLSRLGSGASFQATLSKLARPVMENLRKLTGETVNLAILDGIDVIYIDVLETGHTFRLVTQIGSHLPFYTTSLGKAMVASITDPARLEELLSRVEFESTATGTIKNIARLKKQLAVVRRQHYAFDDEEAVAGVRCVGAPIIEANGEVVAAISISAPVVRFTNDRVPMFSRELCKSAREISWLLGNRTSDTAVSTRSKSKRR, encoded by the coding sequence ATGACAAAAAGAAAGATGAAATCCCCTCCTGTGGGCGTCATCCGAAAGGTTTTATCGATCCTCGAGTTACTAGATAGTGTTCCAAACGGCCTTCAGTTGAACCAGATTGCTGAAGAGACTGGGATTAATAAAAGCACTGCCCACCGATTTCTCAGTCATCTTGAATCCGAGGGCTATCTGTTTCGGGACGGACACAGCAACTACATGGTCGGTACCAAGTTGTCGCGTCTGGGAAGCGGCGCCAGCTTTCAAGCGACGTTGTCCAAGCTTGCGCGCCCGGTTATGGAGAACCTTCGAAAGTTGACGGGAGAAACAGTTAACCTGGCTATATTGGACGGCATAGATGTCATCTATATCGATGTGCTCGAGACTGGTCACACGTTTCGTCTCGTCACCCAGATCGGCTCGCATCTGCCTTTTTACACAACATCACTCGGCAAAGCGATGGTTGCATCCATCACCGACCCAGCTCGTCTCGAAGAGCTTTTGAGCCGGGTCGAGTTTGAGTCGACTGCGACGGGCACCATCAAGAATATCGCTCGGCTCAAAAAGCAACTTGCTGTCGTTCGTCGACAACACTATGCATTCGATGATGAAGAAGCCGTCGCCGGAGTACGTTGTGTCGGCGCACCTATTATTGAGGCCAATGGAGAGGTAGTGGCGGCAATCAGCATCTCGGCCCCGGTGGTCCGGTTCACCAACGACCGTGTGCCAATGTTTTCCCGGGAGCTTTGCAAATCTGCTAGAGAAATTTCCTGGCTCCTGGGCAACCGTACTTCGGATACAGCGGTCAGCACGCGTTCGAAGTCGAAACGACGATAG
- a CDS encoding carboxypeptidase regulatory-like domain-containing protein: MHIAMRNISAAQSKKQFHPKRKIKLITLDFLVLVSLACSTATASAQTLFGSIVGTITDSSGASVVGATVTAVSIQTNDTRTVKTSSTGVFTMATMSVGVYKVTVTKTGFQSFTNPSVEITANSVSRFDAHLEIGNVTETIEVHTGTAQLQTDTAEVRTEINATTLRDVPQPTRTYQGVFNLVPGIAPPSGAGFNQGTNNPSRSLSFSANGTGTTGPNIRIEGVNATNQWLQQFTTFVPSTEAIESVNVVTNSPNAEQGLSGGPAVTVTLKSGSNAFHGSAYAFNISSFGMTRDFFQPAGQKPPHFVDNNVGVTISGPIIRNKLFYFGSYEGDFTRQAYSGLVSVPTPTMLSGDMFSAGDNTNGVVTAANQLYDPFSGDANGAHKTPFPGNVIPASRINPIIRNHILPFLGTDSVNNPNAGAPGAIQNNLFVKQANMYNLHKIDSKFDYIATSKLRVSFRYSKQPYNSLLNPIFGTPLGGTSNNWPAFAKAGNGNYYEHGAVTALSSSATYVFTPTLVADFTFGETSAHQYLIPQFADQKYGLDVLGIPGTNQGAQEFLTGGFPNLSIANYGGSTGAGTFGYSYPPMEYNDPVFEYVGNITKTHGSHSIRAGFDIVNLHMNHDEIRQTIFYFSGAGTTQAATGSAPGQVPNAYNAVADFLLGAVNYRSTWVMFDDTLRMYARDYALYVRDQWQMNPKLTINYGVRWEYYPVPNRGKRGIEYNNTLTDPTNNTLRLCGVGTQHCGISVSPKLFAPSIGIAYRPSEKVVVRTGFSLSPQQNEMGQALTQNFPAEQQYSSTGANSYSITSNLSDGLPILTAPTFSSDGTVVIPRGTSNATTTDLKFRRGYVESWNLTVEKEFGGDLIASLGYVGTHVVNQLGNYNFNHGTLGGGAASQPLNTPALGITGTANVFRPIGSERYNSLQASLNKRLSHGLTTKLAYTWSRDISNSWANGILIQDPQYYGRNKGVASSDRTHNISITATYQSPFGKNKTWLTQGFGGMVLGDWALSPTFTHLSGTPYSIAGSSASCNCPGNTQRADQVGPITKVGRGVLGQPYFNPLAFANVTTVRFGNAAPNSLRGPGYTNLDASLTRSFHVWERINLVIKADAFNVMNHAHFANPGTALSNLKLNSDGSVNSLNGYDTITSTAPLGRTLDQRYFRFGGRITW, translated from the coding sequence ATGCACATTGCGATGAGAAACATTTCGGCAGCGCAGTCAAAGAAGCAATTCCATCCAAAACGAAAGATTAAGCTAATTACCCTTGATTTCCTGGTTTTAGTAAGTCTTGCCTGTAGCACTGCTACGGCAAGCGCGCAGACGTTGTTCGGCTCCATAGTGGGCACAATTACGGACTCTAGCGGAGCCTCCGTTGTAGGTGCAACTGTAACTGCCGTTTCGATACAGACCAACGACACGCGTACGGTCAAGACAAGCAGTACAGGTGTCTTTACGATGGCTACCATGTCTGTGGGAGTTTATAAGGTAACGGTCACAAAGACGGGCTTCCAGTCCTTTACAAATCCATCGGTTGAAATCACTGCGAATAGCGTGTCACGTTTCGATGCGCATCTTGAAATTGGTAACGTCACAGAGACGATAGAGGTGCACACCGGGACGGCTCAACTCCAGACTGATACTGCGGAAGTACGTACAGAAATCAACGCCACAACCTTGCGGGATGTCCCGCAGCCAACGCGAACGTATCAGGGTGTGTTCAATCTCGTCCCGGGTATCGCACCGCCAAGCGGTGCTGGATTTAACCAGGGAACAAACAACCCTTCGAGGTCTCTGAGTTTCTCAGCCAATGGAACAGGTACGACGGGCCCTAATATACGTATCGAAGGCGTAAATGCTACCAACCAATGGCTGCAGCAGTTCACCACTTTTGTGCCCTCAACGGAAGCGATTGAAAGCGTTAACGTGGTGACTAACAGCCCCAACGCCGAACAAGGGCTTTCCGGTGGTCCGGCTGTGACCGTAACTCTCAAGAGCGGGTCGAATGCATTTCACGGATCGGCCTACGCGTTCAATATTAGTTCCTTCGGCATGACACGCGATTTTTTTCAGCCGGCTGGACAGAAGCCACCCCATTTTGTTGACAATAATGTAGGCGTAACAATATCTGGTCCGATTATTCGCAATAAGCTGTTCTATTTCGGCAGCTATGAAGGAGACTTCACTCGCCAGGCTTATAGTGGCCTTGTTTCGGTTCCCACACCCACGATGCTGAGCGGTGACATGTTTTCTGCTGGGGATAATACGAATGGTGTTGTAACGGCAGCTAATCAACTCTATGATCCGTTTAGCGGCGATGCCAATGGGGCCCACAAGACGCCATTTCCGGGGAATGTCATCCCCGCTAGCCGCATCAATCCAATCATCAGAAACCACATCCTCCCTTTTTTAGGTACTGATAGCGTTAATAATCCCAATGCCGGTGCACCTGGAGCAATTCAGAACAACCTCTTTGTAAAGCAAGCCAACATGTACAATCTGCATAAGATCGACAGTAAGTTCGACTATATTGCTACTTCGAAATTGAGAGTTTCTTTCCGGTATAGCAAGCAACCGTATAACTCTCTATTAAATCCGATCTTTGGGACTCCTCTTGGAGGCACAAGTAATAATTGGCCTGCATTTGCCAAGGCTGGAAACGGAAACTATTACGAGCACGGAGCGGTCACGGCTCTCTCCAGTTCTGCAACATATGTCTTTACACCAACCCTGGTTGCTGATTTTACCTTCGGAGAGACGAGCGCACACCAGTATCTGATTCCTCAGTTTGCGGATCAGAAGTATGGCCTCGACGTGCTGGGCATTCCCGGAACGAACCAGGGGGCGCAGGAGTTTCTTACCGGCGGCTTCCCCAATCTCTCAATTGCCAACTATGGAGGAAGTACCGGAGCGGGCACCTTCGGCTATTCCTATCCGCCCATGGAGTATAACGATCCTGTCTTCGAATATGTGGGAAATATTACCAAGACTCACGGTTCTCATAGTATCCGAGCTGGCTTCGATATTGTAAATCTCCACATGAATCACGACGAGATTCGTCAAACTATATTTTACTTTTCGGGCGCGGGCACCACGCAGGCGGCAACCGGTTCAGCACCCGGTCAAGTGCCGAACGCTTACAATGCCGTGGCCGACTTCCTTCTTGGCGCGGTCAACTACAGAAGCACTTGGGTCATGTTCGACGACACTCTCAGGATGTATGCAAGGGACTATGCCCTTTATGTGCGCGATCAATGGCAGATGAATCCTAAGTTGACCATTAACTACGGAGTTCGCTGGGAGTACTATCCAGTCCCAAATAGAGGAAAGCGTGGCATCGAGTACAACAATACGCTGACAGATCCTACCAACAATACCTTGAGGCTTTGCGGGGTTGGGACCCAACACTGCGGAATATCGGTCTCTCCCAAGTTGTTTGCTCCAAGTATAGGTATCGCATACCGGCCCTCTGAGAAGGTGGTAGTTCGGACCGGCTTCTCTTTGTCTCCTCAGCAGAATGAGATGGGCCAGGCGCTTACCCAGAACTTTCCTGCGGAGCAACAATATTCCAGCACGGGAGCAAATTCCTATTCCATAACCAGCAATTTGTCGGACGGGCTACCTATTCTCACGGCTCCGACTTTCAGTTCGGATGGTACTGTTGTTATCCCGCGTGGAACAAGCAATGCAACTACGACAGATCTTAAATTCAGGAGGGGATATGTTGAATCCTGGAATCTGACGGTTGAGAAAGAATTTGGCGGCGACCTTATCGCGAGCCTTGGTTATGTAGGAACCCATGTGGTGAATCAGTTGGGGAATTACAATTTCAATCACGGCACACTCGGAGGTGGTGCGGCCAGTCAGCCACTTAACACGCCTGCACTTGGGATCACGGGCACTGCCAACGTATTTAGGCCGATAGGCAGCGAAAGGTACAACTCTCTTCAAGCGAGCTTGAATAAACGCTTATCGCATGGCCTTACCACCAAGTTGGCCTATACATGGTCGAGAGATATATCGAATAGTTGGGCAAATGGGATCCTGATTCAGGATCCACAATATTACGGCCGCAATAAGGGCGTAGCTAGTTCCGATCGAACGCACAACATCAGCATTACCGCCACATATCAATCGCCATTTGGTAAGAATAAAACATGGTTAACCCAGGGCTTCGGCGGCATGGTGCTCGGTGACTGGGCATTGAGTCCTACATTTACCCATCTTTCGGGAACGCCATATAGCATCGCGGGCAGTAGTGCATCCTGTAACTGTCCAGGTAACACGCAGCGTGCTGATCAGGTGGGGCCCATCACCAAAGTCGGGAGAGGCGTCCTTGGCCAACCCTACTTTAATCCACTGGCGTTTGCCAATGTGACGACTGTCAGATTCGGAAATGCTGCTCCCAACAGTCTGCGTGGTCCGGGGTACACGAATCTGGACGCGTCCCTGACCCGTAGCTTTCATGTATGGGAGCGGATCAATCTTGTAATTAAAGCAGACGCTTTCAACGTGATGAACCATGCTCACTTCGCCAATCCCGGTACGGCCTTGTCGAATCTTAAGCTGAACTCGGACGGATCCGTCAACTCTCTGAATGGGTACGATACGATCACGAGTACCGCCCCACTCGGCCGTACGCTTGACCAGAGGTACTTCCGTTTTGGAGGGCGCATAACCTGGTAG
- a CDS encoding fumarylacetoacetate hydrolase family protein, whose translation MSSRDIEGLNSLYLPQAKIYDGSCSIGPGILLSSDPMPSDTEIKLEIFRGDALAFSEETSLSSLKRDPQELVEYLYRENSFPYGAFLMTGTGIVPPDSFSLASGDIIRISIDNIGTLENPVT comes from the coding sequence ATGAGTTCGCGCGACATTGAGGGCCTGAATTCGCTTTATTTGCCTCAGGCAAAAATATATGACGGAAGCTGCTCCATCGGTCCGGGCATTCTTCTGTCGTCCGATCCCATGCCATCCGATACCGAGATCAAACTTGAAATCTTTCGTGGCGACGCACTGGCGTTCTCGGAAGAAACTTCGCTCTCCTCACTTAAGCGTGATCCTCAAGAGCTGGTTGAATATCTCTATCGTGAAAACTCGTTTCCCTATGGCGCGTTCCTGATGACCGGAACTGGAATCGTTCCCCCGGATAGCTTCTCTCTGGCCTCGGGAGATATTATTCGCATATCTATCGACAATATCGGTACACTTGAAAATCCGGTGACGTAA